A single Methylomonas sp. AM2-LC DNA region contains:
- a CDS encoding aminotransferase class I/II-fold pyridoxal phosphate-dependent enzyme produces the protein MNQDSRALARQLLSSGAAKPEGAKVGSIVNPVAAKIIHHQARGFDNHPGALEFLKMKENFENMGINGNSYFQAWTKRDGAKVLIGDAWKINYSSYNYLGLATDPEVMQAAKDAIDQYGTSVSAARMVAGQIPLHDELEAEFAAFFGTEDALLFVSGFLTNVATLGFLLTDKDLIIHDELIHNSMVTGALLSGARRLTFPHNDAQGLDRLLKMHRHLYERAIILTEGVFSMDGDLANIRPIIEVAHRHDASIMLDEAHSMGTIGATGRGVQEALGVKSNEIEIWMGSLSKSVGSAGGFIAGSKNMINNLRYNAPGAVLYCAGMPAPTAAAALCGLRKLKKEIWRVEKLQANAAYFLKKAQEYGLDTGISTGTAVVPVIIGDSEKAVKLANLLNTKNINVHAIIYPAVPLNQARLRFFINCTHTFEEIDYTIATVSENLNKV, from the coding sequence ATGAATCAGGATAGTAGAGCATTAGCAAGACAATTGCTTTCATCAGGTGCCGCAAAGCCGGAAGGGGCAAAAGTCGGAAGTATAGTTAATCCGGTGGCCGCAAAAATAATCCATCATCAAGCTAGAGGCTTTGATAATCATCCTGGTGCGCTTGAGTTTCTGAAAATGAAAGAAAACTTTGAAAATATGGGTATCAATGGTAATTCCTATTTTCAGGCATGGACTAAAAGAGACGGCGCTAAGGTGTTAATCGGTGATGCCTGGAAAATTAACTATTCATCCTATAATTATTTGGGCTTAGCGACTGATCCCGAAGTAATGCAGGCTGCTAAAGATGCGATTGATCAATACGGTACCTCGGTATCTGCCGCGCGGATGGTCGCTGGACAAATTCCATTACATGATGAGTTAGAAGCCGAATTCGCAGCCTTTTTCGGCACTGAGGATGCCTTATTGTTTGTCAGTGGTTTTTTAACCAATGTAGCTACATTAGGCTTTTTGCTTACCGATAAAGACTTGATTATTCACGATGAATTAATTCATAACTCTATGGTGACGGGAGCTTTGTTGTCTGGAGCCAGACGATTAACATTTCCGCATAATGATGCCCAAGGTTTGGATCGTTTGTTAAAAATGCATCGACATCTTTATGAAAGAGCCATTATTTTAACGGAAGGTGTGTTTTCTATGGATGGTGATTTGGCAAATATCAGACCAATCATAGAAGTAGCACATCGGCACGATGCCTCAATTATGTTGGACGAAGCACACTCTATGGGAACAATTGGCGCAACAGGTCGGGGTGTGCAAGAGGCTTTAGGTGTCAAGTCAAATGAAATCGAAATCTGGATGGGCAGTCTCAGCAAGTCAGTGGGCAGTGCAGGAGGATTTATCGCAGGCAGTAAAAATATGATCAACAATTTGCGCTATAACGCACCGGGAGCTGTATTGTATTGTGCGGGTATGCCTGCACCGACTGCTGCAGCGGCTTTATGTGGTCTGCGTAAATTAAAAAAAGAAATCTGGCGGGTGGAAAAATTGCAGGCAAATGCAGCATATTTCCTTAAAAAGGCACAGGAATACGGGTTGGATACGGGTATTAGTACTGGCACCGCAGTGGTACCCGTTATTATCGGTGATTCTGAAAAAGCGGTGAAACTCGCCAATCTATTAAATACAAAGAATATTAATGTGCATGCAATTATCTATCCGGCCGTGCCGTTGAATCAGGCGCGCTTGCGATTTTTTATAAACTGCACGCATACCTTTGAGGAAATCGATTATACGATTGCAACCGTTTCTGAAAATTTAAATAAAGTATAG